A DNA window from Haloactinospora alba contains the following coding sequences:
- a CDS encoding EAL domain-containing protein, which yields MCAQYRARAAGPPSLEGAPGGGPLSDGALLFRPIVDLDSGAVLAAAIEEPRDVPESSPDALVSHFSWLARRASAEEALLPLVLPLAVPAAEDPGVLRVLEHELRRAGRRPRDVTLMLGTNLSSVDRDSLRQLVERVRELGFRCAFGTVSVPPDLLVETAPFLFAIDAGIVASLPAEERYVGVVEGVTRIGRGSGIFPMACGVSTHAQLTAVRSAGIRLAHGPLFADDAWRPGDRIRPVPGDPPAAAGRGEKDELRVSAFIAPLVSMDSEVTAEEVLDVFTQDTALNSVVLTDHRERPVAVLDRSRFLLAVTGPYGHALHAKRPARRLADAPRTVRRDFPVWEALRIAGAEREQVHDDVVVVNEFGQCTGIIHVGDLIRALSRG from the coding sequence GTGTGTGCCCAGTATCGTGCCCGCGCTGCCGGGCCACCCAGCCTCGAGGGGGCTCCAGGGGGTGGTCCTCTGAGCGACGGCGCTCTCCTGTTCCGGCCGATTGTCGACCTCGACTCCGGAGCCGTTCTGGCCGCCGCGATCGAGGAACCAAGGGACGTTCCGGAAAGCAGCCCGGATGCTCTGGTCTCCCATTTCTCCTGGTTGGCTCGCAGGGCCTCCGCCGAGGAAGCTCTGCTCCCCCTCGTGCTTCCTCTGGCAGTGCCGGCGGCGGAGGACCCGGGGGTCCTCCGCGTCCTCGAACACGAGCTTCGGCGCGCTGGAAGGCGCCCGCGTGACGTGACGCTGATGCTCGGGACGAACCTGTCCAGCGTTGACCGCGACTCGCTCCGACAGCTCGTGGAACGCGTACGGGAGCTGGGGTTCCGCTGCGCCTTCGGAACGGTGTCGGTTCCCCCCGACCTCCTCGTGGAGACCGCCCCGTTCCTGTTCGCCATCGACGCTGGCATCGTCGCGAGCCTCCCGGCGGAGGAACGCTACGTCGGCGTCGTGGAGGGGGTCACCCGGATCGGACGCGGCTCGGGCATATTCCCCATGGCCTGCGGTGTAAGCACCCACGCGCAACTCACGGCTGTGCGCAGCGCCGGTATCCGGCTCGCGCACGGCCCCCTGTTCGCCGACGACGCTTGGCGCCCCGGCGATCGGATCCGCCCCGTACCCGGCGACCCGCCCGCGGCGGCGGGTCGCGGCGAGAAGGACGAACTGCGCGTTTCCGCGTTCATAGCGCCCCTGGTGTCCATGGATTCCGAGGTGACAGCCGAAGAGGTCCTGGATGTGTTCACGCAGGACACTGCCCTCAACAGTGTCGTGCTGACCGACCACAGGGAAAGGCCGGTGGCAGTACTCGACCGGTCCCGTTTCCTCCTGGCTGTCACCGGACCGTACGGGCATGCGCTACACGCGAAACGGCCGGCCCGTCGTCTTGCGGACGCACCCCGCACGGTACGGCGGGACTTTCCGGTGTGGGAGGCCCTGCGTATCGCCGGCGCGGAACGCGAACAGGTCCACGACGACGTGGTCGTGGTGAACGAGTTCGGCCAGTGCACGGGAATCATTCACGTCGGTGACCTGATTCGGGCTCTCTCCCGGGGATAG
- a CDS encoding acyl-CoA carboxylase subunit beta, translated as MTVIDNRLPDAAVSLAEADNPRDPRVRLAAFFDAGSLQLITAEDDSGALAGRGRIEGVPAVAFANDARVQGGAMGQAGCAAIEVAYEHALRDGIPVVGLWHSGGARLAEGAESLHAVGRVFAVMTRSSGVVPQVSVVLGPAAGGAAYGPALTDVVVMSQGGKVLVTGPDVVRSVTGEEISAEELGGADAHGRRSGVVHVTTPDDTAALDRGRRLALLLGSVGEIRTEQVTDRDLGAVLPESARRAYDVKPLVNDFFDSPLGEGSVELQAQYAPNMVTALGRLGGCTVGVLANNPLRLGGCLESKAAEKAARFVRMCDALGIPLVVLVDVPGYLPGVDQEWGGVVRRGAKLLHAFAEASVARVTVVLRKSYGGAYIAMNSRALGATRVLAWPTAEIAVMGPTAAVRVLHRKELAAAPEEERPALEARLAAEQEKAAGGLSRAQELGVVDEVIDPGLTRTSVAHAVATAPPARGTHGNIPL; from the coding sequence ATGACGGTGATCGACAACCGACTGCCGGACGCGGCCGTGTCCCTGGCGGAAGCTGACAATCCCCGCGATCCACGCGTGCGACTGGCCGCGTTCTTCGACGCGGGGTCGCTCCAGCTCATCACCGCCGAGGATGACAGCGGCGCTCTGGCGGGTCGGGGACGCATCGAGGGTGTTCCCGCTGTCGCCTTCGCCAACGACGCCCGTGTGCAGGGTGGCGCGATGGGGCAGGCCGGATGCGCGGCCATCGAGGTCGCCTACGAGCACGCCCTGCGTGACGGGATACCGGTGGTAGGGCTGTGGCACTCCGGCGGAGCCCGGCTGGCCGAGGGAGCGGAGAGCCTGCACGCGGTGGGGCGCGTGTTCGCGGTCATGACGCGTTCCTCGGGCGTGGTCCCCCAGGTCTCGGTGGTGCTGGGACCGGCGGCCGGTGGGGCGGCGTACGGTCCCGCCCTGACCGACGTGGTGGTCATGTCGCAGGGCGGCAAGGTCCTGGTGACCGGCCCCGACGTGGTTCGCAGTGTCACGGGTGAGGAGATCTCCGCCGAGGAGCTGGGGGGAGCCGACGCCCACGGCCGACGCAGTGGGGTGGTGCACGTCACCACTCCCGACGACACCGCGGCTCTCGACCGCGGCCGCCGTCTGGCGTTGCTTCTGGGAAGCGTGGGAGAGATCCGTACGGAGCAGGTGACGGACCGGGACCTGGGGGCTGTACTTCCGGAGTCCGCGCGCCGCGCCTACGATGTCAAACCCCTGGTGAACGACTTCTTCGACTCGCCACTCGGTGAGGGCTCCGTCGAGCTTCAGGCCCAGTACGCGCCCAACATGGTCACGGCCCTGGGACGGCTCGGCGGCTGTACGGTCGGGGTCCTGGCCAACAACCCCCTTCGGCTGGGCGGCTGCCTGGAGTCCAAGGCCGCCGAGAAAGCCGCGCGTTTCGTGCGGATGTGTGATGCCCTGGGCATCCCCCTCGTGGTTCTGGTGGACGTTCCCGGTTACCTTCCGGGGGTGGACCAGGAATGGGGCGGTGTCGTCCGCCGGGGCGCCAAGCTCCTGCACGCGTTCGCGGAGGCGAGCGTGGCGCGCGTCACGGTCGTGTTGCGGAAGTCCTACGGAGGCGCCTACATCGCGATGAACTCGCGCGCGCTGGGCGCGACCCGGGTACTCGCCTGGCCGACCGCCGAGATCGCCGTTATGGGACCGACCGCCGCGGTCCGGGTGCTGCACCGCAAGGAGTTGGCTGCCGCGCCGGAGGAGGAGCGCCCCGCTCTGGAAGCGCGGCTGGCCGCGGAACAGGAGAAAGCAGCGGGTGGGCTTTCCCGGGCCCAGGAGCTCGGTGTCGTGGACGAGGTCATCGACCCCGGTCTCACCCGTACCAGCGTGGCGCACGCTGTCGCCACCGCTCCCCCGGCCCGCGGGACACACGGCAACATTCCGCTCTGA
- the fabF gene encoding beta-ketoacyl-ACP synthase II, which produces MSNTDVVVTGLGATTPLGGDVATTWSALLEGQSGIATLNEDWVADLPVHFAGRAAVDPAEKIPRQRLRRLDRTQQFALIAAQEAWADAGSPEVETNRLGTVVSSGIGGILTILEQYDTFREKGWKRVSPFTVPMLMPNSPSAAVALEFTARAGAHAPVSACASSAEAIGDGIRMIREGHADIVIAGGTEAALHPLNLASFASMRALSTRNDDPAGASRPWDTERDGFVMGEGAGIVVLESAAHARARGARVYAVAAGTGYSCDSYDMVLPDPNGVGQSHAITDALTESDLAPSDIAYVNAHATSTPAGDVGETVAIRSALGDAATDQVMVSSTKSMTGHLLGGAGAVESIATILALYENQVPPTINIEELDPDVVVDIVRDKPRELPSGAVAALNESFGFGGHNVAVAFRRV; this is translated from the coding sequence ATGAGTAACACCGATGTCGTCGTCACCGGCCTCGGCGCCACCACACCGCTAGGGGGTGATGTCGCCACGACCTGGTCCGCGCTTCTCGAGGGTCAATCCGGCATCGCAACCCTCAACGAGGACTGGGTTGCGGACCTTCCAGTCCACTTCGCCGGGAGGGCCGCGGTCGATCCCGCGGAGAAGATCCCCCGGCAACGGCTGCGCCGTTTGGACCGCACACAGCAGTTCGCGCTTATCGCCGCGCAGGAAGCGTGGGCTGACGCGGGCTCTCCCGAGGTGGAGACGAACCGTCTGGGAACCGTTGTCTCCAGCGGGATCGGCGGCATCCTCACCATTCTCGAGCAGTACGACACCTTCCGCGAAAAAGGGTGGAAGCGCGTCTCGCCGTTCACCGTTCCGATGCTGATGCCCAACAGCCCCTCAGCGGCGGTGGCACTCGAGTTCACCGCCCGCGCCGGTGCGCACGCGCCGGTGAGTGCGTGCGCCTCCAGCGCGGAGGCGATCGGCGACGGCATACGGATGATCCGGGAAGGCCACGCTGACATCGTGATCGCCGGTGGAACCGAGGCCGCACTCCATCCGCTGAACCTGGCCTCGTTCGCCTCCATGCGGGCTCTGTCCACCCGCAACGACGACCCCGCCGGAGCGTCGCGGCCGTGGGACACCGAACGCGACGGGTTCGTCATGGGCGAGGGCGCCGGGATCGTCGTGCTGGAGTCCGCCGCACACGCCAGGGCGCGTGGCGCTCGCGTCTACGCTGTCGCGGCCGGTACCGGTTACAGCTGCGACAGCTACGACATGGTGCTTCCCGACCCCAACGGGGTCGGCCAGTCGCACGCCATCACCGACGCGCTCACCGAATCCGACCTGGCCCCCTCGGACATCGCCTACGTGAACGCGCACGCGACGTCGACGCCGGCCGGTGATGTCGGGGAGACGGTCGCCATCCGGTCCGCTCTGGGTGACGCCGCCACGGACCAGGTCATGGTTTCCTCCACCAAATCCATGACCGGGCACCTGCTGGGTGGTGCGGGCGCGGTGGAGTCGATCGCCACCATCCTCGCCCTGTACGAGAACCAGGTCCCGCCGACCATCAACATCGAGGAACTCGACCCCGACGTCGTCGTGGACATCGTGCGGGACAAACCACGCGAACTGCCGTCCGGTGCCGTAGCAGCACTCAACGAGTCCTTCGGATTCGGCGGCCACAACGTCGCTGTGGCCTTCCGCCGCGTGTGA
- a CDS encoding acyl carrier protein — MTNSEQEILNGLGEIIDEIAGVPAAEVTAEKSFVDDLDIDSLSMVEIAVAAQDKFGVEIPDDQLKDLKTVQDVINYIQK, encoded by the coding sequence ATGACCAACTCCGAGCAGGAGATCCTGAACGGACTCGGTGAGATCATCGACGAGATCGCCGGTGTCCCGGCCGCCGAGGTCACCGCGGAGAAGAGCTTCGTCGACGACCTGGACATCGATTCGCTGTCCATGGTCGAGATCGCCGTGGCCGCGCAGGACAAGTTCGGCGTCGAGATCCCGGATGACCAGCTCAAGGACCTGAAGACCGTTCAGGACGTCATCAACTACATCCAGAAGTAA
- a CDS encoding beta-ketoacyl-ACP synthase III: MKAPATAPGARIVAFGEYQPSNVVTNHDLANRVDTSDEWIQSRVGIRERRIAGPDDSVVSMAAAAGGKALAASGTDSRDVDLVIVATCTQQDQIPNAAASVAARLGISAPGAFDVNAACAGFCYAVEVASNAVRTGSARNVLVIGSEKLSDWVDWDDRSTCVIFADGAGAAVVTPAEEPAVGPVVWGSSGERADTIYLRENKYLYQEGQAVFRWTSTELDRVALEALNRAGLSPSEITAFVPHQANLRIVEAIAKRLGASQAVIARDIVTAGNTSSASIPLALSRMIGRGELPSGSTVLTLGFGAGLTYAAQVLQVP; the protein is encoded by the coding sequence ATGAAAGCACCCGCCACAGCACCCGGCGCCCGCATCGTCGCGTTCGGCGAGTACCAACCCAGCAATGTCGTCACCAACCATGACCTCGCAAACCGGGTGGACACCTCGGACGAGTGGATCCAAAGCAGGGTCGGGATCCGGGAACGGCGCATCGCCGGTCCCGACGACAGCGTCGTGAGCATGGCGGCGGCGGCTGGCGGGAAGGCCCTGGCAGCCAGTGGTACCGACTCACGTGACGTCGACCTGGTGATCGTGGCGACCTGCACCCAACAGGACCAGATCCCGAACGCCGCGGCCAGCGTCGCCGCCCGGTTGGGCATCTCGGCTCCCGGTGCGTTCGATGTCAACGCCGCCTGCGCCGGGTTCTGTTACGCCGTCGAGGTCGCCTCCAACGCCGTCCGTACCGGTTCCGCCCGTAACGTCCTGGTGATCGGTTCGGAGAAGCTGTCCGACTGGGTCGACTGGGATGACCGCTCCACGTGCGTCATCTTCGCGGACGGGGCCGGAGCGGCTGTCGTGACCCCTGCCGAGGAACCCGCTGTCGGTCCTGTGGTGTGGGGCAGCTCCGGTGAGCGCGCCGACACCATCTACCTCCGTGAGAACAAGTACCTCTACCAGGAGGGGCAGGCAGTCTTCCGGTGGACCTCCACGGAGTTGGACCGGGTAGCGCTCGAGGCCCTGAACCGCGCCGGTCTCTCCCCCTCGGAGATCACCGCGTTCGTCCCGCACCAGGCCAACCTGCGCATCGTGGAGGCGATAGCCAAACGTCTGGGGGCGTCCCAGGCGGTCATCGCACGCGATATCGTCACCGCGGGCAACACCTCGTCCGCGTCCATCCCGCTCGCGCTGTCGCGCATGATCGGACGGGGCGAGCTGCCATCCGGCAGTACCGTGCTCACCCTGGGATTCGGAGCTGGCCTGACCTACGCAGCGCAGGTACTCCAGGTCCCGTAA
- a CDS encoding ACP S-malonyltransferase: MAERFGRWSEIAGLDLVRAGTTADAEEIRDTAVAQPLLVSSGLAAATALFGELDGAPESIDAVAGHSVGEFTVAGIAGVLTPEDALALVAERGRGMAEAAAAADTGMTAVLGGDREEVLAAIDAAGLTPANDNGSGQIVAAGTTEQLATLADNPPHRARLRPLSVAGAFHTHHMSPAVQRVEEAAAATTPADPRTRLLSNLDGAVVSNGQDYLQRLVSQVGSPVRWDACTQTLAGLGVTALIELPPAGTLTGLAKRALRGVELLSVNTPDDLEQAKNLVKEHAGTISPEGHES, from the coding sequence ATCGCCGAACGCTTCGGCCGGTGGTCGGAGATCGCCGGCCTGGACCTGGTTCGCGCCGGCACCACCGCTGATGCGGAGGAGATCCGCGACACCGCTGTCGCGCAGCCGCTGCTGGTCAGTTCCGGACTCGCCGCTGCGACCGCACTGTTCGGAGAGCTTGACGGCGCCCCCGAGAGCATCGACGCGGTGGCGGGCCACAGCGTCGGGGAGTTCACCGTCGCGGGAATCGCCGGTGTGCTCACCCCCGAGGACGCCCTGGCGCTCGTGGCCGAGCGCGGGCGCGGCATGGCCGAGGCTGCCGCGGCCGCGGACACCGGCATGACCGCGGTACTCGGCGGCGACCGCGAGGAGGTCCTGGCCGCCATCGACGCGGCCGGGCTGACCCCCGCCAACGACAACGGCTCGGGTCAGATCGTCGCCGCCGGAACGACGGAACAGCTCGCGACGCTGGCGGACAACCCTCCCCACCGCGCCCGGCTACGCCCCCTGTCCGTGGCCGGCGCGTTCCACACACACCACATGTCGCCGGCCGTCCAACGCGTCGAGGAAGCCGCGGCGGCCACAACACCAGCGGACCCCCGCACACGGTTGTTGTCCAACCTGGACGGCGCCGTGGTCTCCAACGGTCAGGACTACCTCCAGCGCCTGGTTTCCCAGGTGGGATCGCCGGTGCGCTGGGACGCATGCACCCAGACCCTTGCCGGGCTGGGCGTCACCGCCCTCATCGAGCTTCCGCCCGCCGGAACGTTGACCGGTCTCGCGAAACGGGCTCTGCGCGGAGTGGAGCTGCTCTCCGTCAACACACCCGACGACCTGGAGCAGGCGAAGAACCTGGTCAAGGAGCACGCCGGCACGATCAGTCCGGAAGGCCACGAGTCATGA
- a CDS encoding PucR family transcriptional regulator → MDSTDQNAAGEPQVPNSERDVRAETVRRLERAMGELGTAAVARMESRLSWFRQMSAEDRSWVGLVAQSGVAAFVDWFKTPGRGRPAITVEVFGTAPRELTRSVTLQQTVDMIRVVIDVVENRVEELAAPGGEQQLREAVLRYTREVAFSSAKIYARAAEARGAWDARLEALIVDALLNGDSEQGLHAWGASLGWTRTPIVAVTGGLDEESESGALDDLRSAARRAGHDVLAGMQGDRVIVVLGMSEKTTGDDAPMAAVRPLVGMFGSGPVVVGPAVTEMHSASDSVRAAVSGLRSATAWPDAPRPVLAEDLLPERSLEGDPDARRQLVEEVYVPLRDAGSPLLDTLSVYLEHASSLEATARMLFVHPNTVRYRLGRIGELTGHMPADGRGAFVLRVAITLGRLAESKATPTE, encoded by the coding sequence ATGGATTCCACCGACCAGAACGCGGCAGGCGAACCACAGGTGCCGAACAGCGAGCGCGACGTGCGCGCCGAGACCGTCCGGCGGCTGGAACGTGCGATGGGAGAGCTCGGTACCGCTGCCGTCGCCCGTATGGAGAGCCGCCTGTCGTGGTTCCGCCAGATGTCGGCCGAGGACCGCTCCTGGGTGGGGCTGGTCGCCCAGTCGGGGGTGGCGGCCTTCGTCGACTGGTTCAAGACACCGGGAAGGGGCAGGCCCGCGATCACCGTGGAGGTGTTCGGCACCGCCCCGCGTGAGCTCACCCGGTCCGTGACGCTGCAGCAGACGGTGGACATGATCCGCGTCGTCATCGATGTGGTGGAGAACCGGGTGGAGGAGCTGGCGGCTCCCGGAGGAGAGCAGCAGCTACGTGAGGCCGTGCTGCGTTACACGCGGGAGGTGGCGTTCAGCTCCGCCAAGATCTATGCCCGGGCTGCCGAGGCCCGGGGAGCCTGGGACGCGCGCCTGGAAGCGCTCATCGTCGACGCGTTGCTGAACGGCGACTCCGAACAGGGGCTACACGCGTGGGGTGCCTCGCTCGGCTGGACCAGAACCCCCATAGTCGCTGTCACCGGCGGTCTGGATGAGGAGAGCGAGAGCGGTGCCCTGGACGACCTGCGTTCGGCTGCGCGCCGCGCCGGTCACGACGTTCTCGCGGGCATGCAGGGAGACCGGGTCATCGTCGTGCTGGGCATGAGCGAGAAAACCACCGGTGACGACGCGCCGATGGCAGCCGTCCGGCCGCTGGTGGGAATGTTCGGTTCCGGACCCGTCGTCGTCGGTCCCGCTGTCACCGAGATGCACTCGGCGAGTGACTCGGTGCGAGCAGCGGTGAGCGGCCTGCGTTCCGCCACGGCCTGGCCCGACGCCCCTCGGCCCGTGTTGGCCGAGGACCTGCTCCCCGAACGTTCGCTGGAGGGGGATCCCGATGCCCGGCGCCAGCTCGTGGAGGAGGTCTACGTCCCGTTGCGGGACGCGGGCTCACCCCTGCTGGACACGCTCTCGGTCTATCTGGAGCACGCCTCCTCATTGGAGGCCACGGCCCGCATGCTGTTCGTGCACCCCAACACGGTGCGCTACCGGCTCGGCCGTATCGGTGAGCTCACGGGGCACATGCCAGCGGACGGCCGGGGGGCGTTCGTGCTGCGGGTCGCGATCACGCTCGGACGGTTGGCGGAGAGCAAGGCCACGCCGACAGAGTAA
- a CDS encoding GntR family transcriptional regulator, translating to MSRNRGGSTVAVEGIERLAEFRSVLERSSTAERVADVLRGRIIEGGMAPGTRLSEEAIGAALGVSRNTLREAFRLLGHERLLVHELNRGVFVANPTVGDVTDLYRVRRAVELAALRGAGGATEEAVSLVGAAVREEQNAADNGDWGAVGTANMRFHQAVAGLAASPRTDEIISRVLAELRLVFHVMTTPRAFHAPYLEQNREIHRLLCEGAPDEAALILAEYLDTAEQQLVAAFAASGR from the coding sequence ATGTCCCGGAACAGAGGGGGTTCCACGGTGGCGGTCGAGGGGATCGAGCGGCTCGCCGAGTTCCGCTCGGTGTTGGAACGGTCCAGCACGGCGGAACGGGTGGCCGACGTGCTGCGCGGGCGCATCATCGAAGGCGGGATGGCACCGGGCACGCGGCTTTCCGAGGAGGCGATCGGCGCCGCCCTGGGAGTCTCGCGCAACACGCTGCGCGAGGCGTTCCGGCTGTTGGGGCACGAACGGCTGCTGGTACACGAGCTCAACCGCGGGGTTTTCGTCGCCAATCCCACGGTCGGAGACGTCACCGACCTGTACCGGGTACGGCGCGCCGTGGAACTGGCAGCGCTCCGTGGCGCCGGAGGCGCCACGGAAGAGGCGGTGTCCCTCGTCGGCGCGGCCGTACGGGAGGAACAGAACGCTGCGGACAACGGCGACTGGGGGGCGGTGGGAACCGCCAACATGCGCTTCCACCAGGCCGTCGCCGGCCTGGCCGCGAGCCCCCGGACCGACGAGATCATCAGCCGGGTGCTCGCGGAACTGCGCCTGGTCTTCCACGTCATGACGACCCCCCGCGCGTTCCACGCGCCCTACCTGGAACAGAACCGCGAGATCCACCGCCTGCTATGTGAGGGCGCCCCGGACGAGGCCGCGCTCATCCTCGCCGAGTACCTCGACACTGCGGAACAGCAACTCGTCGCCGCCTTCGCCGCTTCCGGCCGGTGA
- a CDS encoding LamB/YcsF family protein, whose translation MRIDVNSDLGESFGRWELGDDAAMLPVITSANVACGFHAGDPSVLRSTCEQAVRNGVAIGAQVGYRDLAGFGRRFIDVAPHDLTNDVLYQLGALEAMAHTAGDRIRYVKPHGALYNAVVNHGEQAAAVVRAVQLYNPALPVLGLPGSEWLRHAAEAGIPTVREAFADRAYTPEGTLVPRQEPGAVLHDAEHIAQRCLTMARGEQVTAVDGSRLRIAADSLCVHGDSPGAVTIARTVVRRLRSDGVELEPFTTPGRRE comes from the coding sequence GTGCGTATCGACGTGAACTCCGACCTCGGAGAAAGCTTCGGCCGATGGGAACTGGGAGACGACGCGGCGATGCTGCCCGTCATCACCAGCGCCAACGTCGCCTGCGGGTTCCACGCCGGCGACCCGTCGGTGCTCCGCTCCACCTGCGAACAGGCCGTCCGCAACGGAGTCGCCATCGGCGCGCAGGTGGGGTACCGCGACCTCGCGGGTTTCGGACGCCGCTTCATCGATGTCGCGCCCCACGATCTGACGAACGACGTTCTCTACCAACTCGGGGCGTTGGAAGCGATGGCCCACACAGCCGGTGACCGCATCCGGTACGTCAAGCCACACGGTGCGCTGTACAACGCGGTCGTCAATCACGGGGAACAGGCCGCTGCCGTGGTGCGGGCCGTACAGCTCTACAATCCCGCCCTTCCGGTGCTCGGACTGCCCGGATCCGAATGGCTGCGTCACGCTGCCGAAGCGGGCATCCCCACCGTGCGCGAAGCGTTCGCCGACCGGGCCTACACCCCGGAGGGAACCCTCGTGCCCCGCCAGGAACCCGGGGCGGTACTCCACGACGCCGAACACATCGCCCAGCGGTGCCTCACCATGGCGAGAGGAGAACAGGTGACAGCCGTGGACGGCTCGCGGCTCCGGATAGCAGCGGATTCCCTGTGCGTGCACGGTGACAGTCCCGGAGCCGTCACCATCGCCCGGACGGTGGTAAGGCGACTGCGTTCCGACGGTGTGGAACTGGAACCCTTCACCACCCCCGGGAGGCGTGAGTGA
- a CDS encoding 5-oxoprolinase subunit B family protein has product MRIRPCADSGLLVEVDTLDDVIALHSALLEDTPPGVTEIVPAARTILLRVDPQRRSVHDVAATVRELRPLAGRRETAGEVRVPVTYDGPDLTEVSRLTGLTVPEVVAAHTGSVWTVAFCGFAPGFGYLVTAEHDRLRVPRRSESRLRVPAGAVGLAGEFSGIYPTASPGGWQLIGRTDTVIWDLERDPPGLLRPGTRVRFVDVRSAAAPGPDTCHEGEVA; this is encoded by the coding sequence ATGCGGATCCGCCCCTGCGCGGACTCGGGCCTCCTGGTCGAGGTGGACACCCTCGACGACGTCATCGCACTGCATTCTGCTCTCCTCGAGGACACCCCGCCCGGCGTGACCGAGATCGTCCCCGCAGCCCGCACGATCCTGCTGAGGGTCGACCCACAGCGCAGGAGCGTGCACGACGTCGCCGCCACCGTGCGGGAACTGCGCCCGCTTGCCGGGCGACGGGAGACGGCGGGAGAGGTGCGCGTTCCGGTGACCTACGACGGCCCTGACCTCACCGAGGTCTCCCGTCTCACCGGGCTCACCGTCCCCGAGGTCGTCGCCGCGCACACCGGGAGCGTGTGGACGGTGGCCTTCTGCGGGTTCGCACCGGGGTTCGGATACCTGGTGACGGCCGAGCACGACCGGTTGCGGGTTCCACGCCGTTCCGAATCGCGACTGCGGGTTCCCGCGGGTGCTGTGGGGCTCGCGGGCGAGTTCAGCGGCATCTACCCGACGGCTTCCCCCGGAGGATGGCAGCTCATCGGTCGCACCGACACGGTGATCTGGGACCTCGAACGGGACCCTCCCGGGCTGCTGCGCCCCGGAACCAGGGTTCGGTTCGTCGACGTACGCAGCGCAGCCGCTCCGGGACCGGACACGTGTCATGAAGGCGAGGTGGCATAA
- a CDS encoding 5-oxoprolinase subunit C family protein: MSALELLSTGVLTTVQDSGRFGYAALGVGRSGAADAGSFSLANRLLANNEASPALEVTLGGLRARVRGAATVAVTGAPCPITVDGRSAAMNTVLHLPDGAELALGVPASGVRTYVALRGGVTVDPVLGSCSTDTLAGLGPSVCAPGTVLPAGSPPREFPVTDTAPRARAFPEELTLTVVPGPRDDWFRPTAMETLFGHAYEVTERSDRIGMRLSGPPLPRSREEELPTEGMVAGALQVPPEGEPVLFLADHPVTGGYPVIAVTVASDVAHAAQARPGTRLRFRKGTA, from the coding sequence GTGTCGGCTCTGGAACTGCTGTCCACCGGAGTGCTCACCACCGTGCAGGACAGTGGACGTTTCGGTTATGCGGCCCTCGGGGTCGGGCGTTCCGGAGCGGCTGACGCGGGCTCGTTCTCCCTGGCCAACCGGTTACTGGCCAACAACGAGGCCAGCCCCGCACTGGAGGTGACCCTGGGAGGGCTACGAGCGCGCGTTCGGGGAGCCGCGACAGTCGCCGTGACGGGCGCTCCCTGCCCGATCACCGTTGACGGGCGCTCCGCCGCGATGAATACCGTCCTGCACCTACCGGACGGTGCCGAACTCGCCCTCGGAGTCCCCGCGTCCGGTGTGCGGACCTACGTCGCGCTGCGCGGCGGTGTCACGGTCGACCCCGTACTCGGATCATGCAGCACGGACACGTTGGCGGGACTGGGTCCCTCCGTGTGCGCACCGGGAACAGTGCTCCCCGCGGGTAGCCCGCCCCGGGAGTTTCCCGTGACCGACACCGCCCCCCGCGCCCGTGCTTTTCCGGAGGAACTCACACTGACGGTCGTTCCGGGGCCCCGCGACGACTGGTTCCGTCCCACGGCGATGGAGACACTGTTCGGCCACGCCTACGAGGTCACCGAACGCAGCGACCGCATCGGTATGCGGCTCTCCGGGCCGCCACTGCCCCGCAGCCGGGAGGAGGAACTTCCCACCGAGGGCATGGTCGCGGGCGCGCTACAGGTGCCGCCGGAGGGCGAACCGGTCCTGTTCCTCGCCGACCATCCGGTGACCGGTGGGTATCCCGTCATCGCCGTCACCGTTGCCAGCGACGTCGCGCATGCGGCTCAAGCCCGCCCAGGAACGCGCCTGAGGTTCCGGAAGGGGACAGCATGA